Proteins co-encoded in one Acidobacteriota bacterium genomic window:
- a CDS encoding Ig-like domain-containing protein, translating to MMFRRNSWLRLALVTISVVVASSCLLAQSSPVKRGRKYKPPPETSKITVQVTKKFNGKPIMNAAVIFNPYDSNGKDIGNLEVKTDPEGKATIDIIPTGSLVRVQVIANGFATYAEDFQIDEPSREIDIAMLRPQEQVSSYVDNSGKSSTRKAGVQEPIRSKSADKTAQPQAKPNTAPPPAQSTTPTAPQQ from the coding sequence ATGATGTTTCGTCGCAACAGTTGGCTCCGTCTCGCGTTGGTTACGATCTCGGTTGTTGTAGCTTCTTCCTGCCTGCTGGCGCAGAGTTCGCCTGTAAAGCGTGGGCGCAAGTACAAGCCACCACCGGAGACTTCGAAGATCACCGTGCAGGTGACGAAAAAGTTCAACGGCAAACCGATCATGAATGCTGCTGTCATCTTCAATCCCTATGACAGCAACGGTAAAGACATCGGCAATCTTGAGGTAAAGACGGACCCCGAGGGCAAGGCGACGATCGACATTATTCCTACGGGATCGCTGGTACGCGTCCAGGTGATTGCGAACGGCTTTGCCACCTATGCTGAGGACTTCCAGATCGACGAGCCGTCTCGAGAGATCGATATCGCTATGCTCCGTCCGCAGGAGCAGGTTTCGTCTTACGTCGACAACTCAGGCAAGTCCTCCACGCGCAAGGCGGGAGTGCAGGAGCCCATCCGGTCTAAGTCTGCGGACAAGACGGCGCAACCTCAAGCCAAGCCCAATACTGCTCCGCCTCCCGCTCAGAGCACAACGCCTACCGCACCGCAGCAATAG